The genome window TGCCCCGACAAACTTGATCACCTGTTCCATCGCTATATCGAGAACCTGCTTGAGCTCGAGAGTTGAGTTCATGAGTTGACCAAGCTCAAGTAGCTTCTCTAAATAGCCCTCCTGTGAAGGCGATTTCGCTGTTGTCTCCGCCATTTCACTCACTCCTTATTTTGCCTGTCCCCAACGAATAAGACTACTAAGTTAAGAAACCGTATTCGTCCCCAGAAACGTTCCATCTCTTTGTGAACGCCGTAAGAGAAAAAGATCGCTCTAGCTTACTACGGAACCTACCTACAACTTGGTTTCACCATGTATTTTGTGCCAGCGTCGGGCATAATCCAGCGCATGATAGGTCAAGATGATGTCGGCCCCGGCGCGTTTGAAAGCCGTTAGAATCTCCTCTACAATGCGCTCCTCCTCTATCCAACCGTTCATCGCCGCCGCTTTCACAAGGCTATACTCTCCTGAAACATTGTAGACGGCCAGAGGCACATCGAAACGCTCGCGTGCGACATGCAGCACATCAAGATAGGCCAGCCCAGGCTTCACCATCACGATATCGGCGCCTTCTCGAATATCCAGCGCTATCTCCCGCATTGCCTCGCGAAGGTTGGGTGGGTCCATCTGATAGCTGCGTCGATCTCCAAACTGTGGAGCGCTTCCTGCAGCCTCACGAAAGGGACCATAGAATCCACTTGCATACTTCGCGCTATAGGCCATGATCCCTACCTGCGTAAAACCGTTCGCATCAAGCGCCTCACGAATCGCAGCCACACGACCATCCATCATATCTGAGGGGGCAACGATATCCGCACCGGCTTCCGCATAGCATACGGCTGCACGCGCTAACAACTCCAGTGTGGCGTCGTTTTGCACTTCACCCTCTTTAACCACCCCACAATGTCCATGCGACGTATACTCACAAAGGCATACGTCGGGCACAATAAGAAGAGAATCGCCAAAATTTTTGCGCAAAGCACCAATGGCACGCGGTACAACACCTGTCGGCTGATAAGCTTGGCTTCCTACCTCATCCTTCTGCAAAGGAATGCCAAATAGCATCACAGCTTTAAGACCTACACGAACTACTTCTTCGACTTTTCGACAAACGTCGTCTACGGTGTACCGCCAAATGCCAGGCATCGAAGGTATTTCTCGGCTCTCCGACTCCTCTGTAACAAACATCGGGAAGAGAAGGTCGCTTGGCTGTACCCACGTTTCCCGCACAAGCTGTCGCAAGGCCTCCGTGCGTCGTAGCCGACGTGGACGCTCGATCAGTCTATCCATCTTCTAGTCCCTCTGTGCAAAGTAGCTCTCTAAAGCTTTCACAAGCCCTGCTATTGTGTGCTCTTCAGCTACTATTGTCGGTTCAAAGCCATACTCTTTCAACGTCTGTCCGGTCACTGGGCCGATCGCTGCCAGGCATACCGAACGTAAACGCGCTCTGACTTCGAGGTCATCCGCCCCTCTAGAGAGGGCCTGCATGAGATTCTTTACGGTTGAAGAGGCGGTGAAGGTTATAGCGTCTATACTCCCCGTCATTAAATTCTCCACAACAGCCTCAGCTAGCTTCACAGCTACCGTCTCATAGACGGGAATAACATCCACAATAGCTCCCATGGCACGCAGCCGCTCTGGCAGTACCTCTCGCGCCTCTCGTGCCCGTGGCAACAACACTCTCTTGCCTCTCATCTCCGAATCGGGCCACTGGTCTATCAGCGCCTCAGCCACCGCTTCCGTGGGCACGAAATCGGCACGTATTCCCAACTTCTCACGTAAAGCGTTCGCCGTCGCCGGCCCGATCGCAGCGACTTTAGTCATCGAGAAAGCACGTGCATCTAGCTGCAACGCCTCAAGGCGCTCGGCGATCACCGGAACCGTGTTCACGCTGGTGATAACTATCCAGGCATAGCCGTTTAAGCTCTGCAGGGCCTTATCCAGTTCGTTCGTATCCTTTAATCTTTCGATACGAATAGTAGGATATTCCAACACCTCGGCGCCGCGTATCCTCAACAGCTCCACAAGGCTACTTGCCTGTTCCCGTGCTCTGGTAACCAAGATCCGCTTACCGAAAAGAGGTTGTCGCTGCGGATCGTCAAACCACCGCAGTCGCTCGCGTAGACGCACCACCTCACCCACCACACAAACGGCCGGAGGTCCTAAGCCCGCTTCACGGATGCGATCCACAATGTCTGCTAGCGTTCCGCTCACTACTCTTTGCTGGGGCCAAGTTCCCCATTGTACCAGCGCAACAGGAGTCTGTGGGTCTCGTCCATGCTCCTGCAAGCGCGCCACGATCTCGGGTAGCGCCTCGACCCCCATTAAAAAAATAAGAGTGTCCGCGGCATGCGCCAGACGCGCCCAGTCCCTACGTCCTTCAGCAGAACCTGTCGTGCGTCGGCCTGATTCCTTACCGTCATCCCTTTCATGGCCAGTGATCACACAGAAAGAGGAGGCAGCATCCCGATGCGTTACAGGAATTCCGGCATAGGCAGGCGCCGCAATGGCCGAAGTGATTCCAGGTACCACAATATACGGAACTCCTGCCGCTCGACAAGCCTCCGCCTCCTCTCCACCGCGCCCAAAGACAAAAGGATCGCCCCCCTTCAAACGAGCCACTCGCTTGCCTTCCTGGGCATGACGAATCAGCAACGCGTTAATCTCTTCCTGAGTTAGGGTATGCCTTGCACTGGCCTTCCCCACATAGATTCGCAACGCTTCCGGCCGCGCATAATCCAACACAGCCGGATGTACTAATCTGTCGTAAACTACTATATCCGCCTGCATCAATAGCTCTCGTCCGCGCAGCGTCAATAAACCAGGGTCTCCAGGCCCTGCCCCAATCAGATAAACAACTCCTTGGTTCTCTTCTGCCTCTAACACCCCTCAATTCCTTTGTAGGACTATAAGCAGTATACCTCTCTCGCTCGAAGGAAGGTGGCCTCATCGAAGTGGAGCATTCCCCTCTCTCTGATGGAAGCAGGTAGTATAATCATCTGAACAAACCACCATTCGCAGAGGGAGGAATCACTTTTTATGCATGACCGACAGGCCGCTTGGCAACTTGTGACGGAATGGACGCAGAGCGAAAGCCTTCGCAAACATATGCTTGCTGTAGAAGCCGCCATGCGCTTTTATGCACGCAAATTCGGCGAGGATGAGGAACTTTGGGGCAATACCGGACTTCTGCACGATTTCGACTATGAAAAAAACCCTGATCCGCCCGATCATCCCACCGTCGGCATGAAAGTGCTTGCCGAACAGGGTTGGCCGCCGGAGATGATCGAGGCAATCGGGGGCCATGCGGAGTATCTGAACATTCCTCGTAACACCCTCCTAGCTAAAACGCTCTACGCCGTAGATGAGCTTTGCGGCTTCATTCTAGCCGTAGCCTACACTCGTCCCTCCCGCACTCTGGCCGAAGTCGAAGTGAGCTCCGTGCTCAAAAAGATGCGCCAGAGCGGCTTTGCCCGAAACGTCAGCCGAGAAGATATCGTGCGGGGAGCAGACGAACTTGGCATTCCCCTTGAGGAGCATATCGCCAACTGCATTGAGGCTCTTCAAGCTATCGCTCCCACCTTGGGACTGTGAGACTAAGGAGGTGATAACAGCTTGTGCCGCTGCATGTCGTAAAGACAATGCACCGGCTGGGCCGTATGCAGTATCTGCTTGCCGTCTAAATAGACGGCAAACCCACGAAAGTCTCTTGCAATATGGCCCCCCTCCGCATCGTAGGCGATGGTAACATCGTGCCCTTTATAGGCCTGTCCATCTAATACCCACCAACTCCACGCTCCCTGCGGCAATAGAGGGTCAATTTCAAGAACCTCATCCGCACGCGGAACAAGCCCAATAAGGTCGCTAATCAACGGATCAAGCCAAGTGGAATGGAAGTAATCCCGCTGATCGGTCTTCCATTGCCCCGTCTCCCCATTGTAGAACTCGCCCGTCCATGGGTAGAGAGGGTTCTGGTTTTTATACTGCGCCCTTGTAAACGAGTAGAAAAGCTCGTAAAGCTTCTGGCGTGTAAGTGCACAAGGGGCATAGTGGCGCAAAGTATTGGCCATAGCCCGCATCACTAGACTATTGGCGTGAGGCCATGTTGGCCCGTTCCACATGCACCCACTTCCTCCAGGCCCAACCGGCCAGCCATCTTGAGAGTAGGCCGGACAACTCTTTGCCGTAGAGGCGATCGGCCATGGCGTCCAAAAGAGATTGGGGTTCAACGCCGTTTCCCAAACCGATTCATAGCCTTTACCCGCTGGAGGAAGATCAAATGCAAACGGATACAGCCCGATCACTTCCAAAGCCGACGAAGGCGCATCATCTGAGGCCCGTAGGTCTACAAACCAATGGTCTTTCGAATCCCACATCTTTTCGATGACAGCCTTACGAATGGAATCCGCCAACTGCTCCATCCTCTCTGCCTGCGCATTACGCCCCAACAATCGGTCAATCTTGGCTACCGCTACTGCGTTCCCGTAGTTGTAAGCCGTAAGGTCTACCCGACGCAGCGGAGTCATGTATTTAGGGTCGGTGCCCGCTCCGCCCCCAGTCTCATAGTGGGCAAACGAAAAGAAGGCTGGCTGCCACTCCATTCCCGTCCACCAATGACTATCCACCACTAAGAGCGGACTGCCGCCCCAACCGTAAACCTTTTGCCATCCCTCTACATTGCGCTCTAGCATGGGGGCGATCCGCTCCAGAAGCGCCTTATTCGGATGCACCTTATTCAGTCCCCAAGCACAAGAGGTGATCCAGTCGGTGTATTGCCCTCCCTGCTGCCCTTGTAAGGTTACATGGCTTGGGTAGATGCCATCTGGCCGTGGATTGCTTACAAAGGTCAACAGATGTCCCCAACAGTAGGAGGGGTCACGCAACCAGCGCGCCTCATACATCTGGTGCCCAGCTCCGTAAGAGATCACATTGGCGTACCAATCGGAAGTCCAACGTCCTTCCGAGAAGGCACGATACATCAGGTGTCCCATGCGCGGGTTCATGCTGTTCTTCTTCAGCAAGTACCAACGATGGTAATACATTTTTGTTATGAGTGGGTCGCTACAAGCAAAGTAGGCGATATTGTTGTCAAACCATCCCTGATACGCTGCCACTTGCTGTGCTAAAGGATGAAGGGCGTGTAATTCAGCCTCTAGCTTCTCATGCGCACCAGCGGGCGAAGTTGCAAGCGCACAGACAAAAAGAAAACGTTGAGTTTTTTTAGCGGGGATTTTCTCCGCAAAACGAATCCCCTCTCGCCTTCCATCGAACCCAACGGCCTCCAACCATACCGGATAGCCATCTATTTTTCGCTCCTCTTGGAAGCGATCTGGGCCCGATTTTAAGCCGGATGACATCACGATGGATACAGAATGCGCTGCTGCTGAAGGGTTTGTCACCCGAATTTCGGCAACGAGCAGATCGTTCTGAGTGATCCACTTATCCCCCTCGATATGCAATACAGGGCGAGACGCCTGTCGCTTCGTGTCTGGTGCATAGTGTGGATCAAAACCATATAGTCCCGTGTACCAGTTCGTTCCCCGATGATGAAACACCAGTTCCACCCTTTCAGCAAGCTGGGGTGGGTCGAAATGCAGGGTGTTTTTATCCGGCTTCAGATCGGTCAGCAGGTGCCCCCATGGAATCCATTGCCCATGCCGATAGAATAAGACCTCCATCTGTGCGGGCGGCGCACACCCGCCACCTTGCGGGACGTCGTTGTAAAAGTAGAGGTCTAAGCTTGTAAGCTTTCGTAAGCCTCCTAGATCTACCGTATAGGTGTCTACCCGGTGCCCACTCGACCAGCAAGTCCATCGCTTTTCCGGCACGAAGGGCGGGGTTAACGGATTCTGCGCATTGTCAATAATATAAGTGAACGAGGCCTTTGCTTTCAGCAACTGCCCAACGGCTCCCACCATATGCACATGGCTCGGAGCGTAAGCCGCCTTTTGTACGATGTACGATTGACCGTCGGCGGCTATATCGAGGTCAAAAGCGTCTAAGTTGGTGATGTAGAGAAGATGAACCCCATCACGAAACGCCCATCCTTGCGGGCTTGTAGCCCAAACACGATCCCCAGAGGCTCCGAAGGGAACCGTGCTATCGTAAGGCCGCGCTAAAATCTTATCGATCGAAAAACGGCTGGTAGGAAATACGCGGTGAGCTAAAGGCTTTGACGGAACGCTGGCTTCTGCTTCCCACCCAAAACCGCCAATCAGAAGCAGTACAATAAAGCAAACAACCCCATATCGTTTCAAACTTCTGAACTCCTAATACGCTTTTTAATTCTTCTGGGATGTTTCGTCAAACCGTTCCCTATTTCCTACCGATGCCGACAGCGATCGGCCGTAATAAATCTTTAACGCCCCTTTAGCCAGTCGTCACGAAGCTGGACGGCTGCTTCCGTAGCACCCAAGATCGGTTCACAATCCGTATCTAACCCCGCATAAGCAAGGCACGTTCCAAAGGGCATCTCCTCAGTCGTTTGAGTCAACTTATTA of Chthonomonas calidirosea T49 contains these proteins:
- the hemB gene encoding porphobilinogen synthase, giving the protein MDRLIERPRRLRRTEALRQLVRETWVQPSDLLFPMFVTEESESREIPSMPGIWRYTVDDVCRKVEEVVRVGLKAVMLFGIPLQKDEVGSQAYQPTGVVPRAIGALRKNFGDSLLIVPDVCLCEYTSHGHCGVVKEGEVQNDATLELLARAAVCYAEAGADIVAPSDMMDGRVAAIREALDANGFTQVGIMAYSAKYASGFYGPFREAAGSAPQFGDRRSYQMDPPNLREAMREIALDIREGADIVMVKPGLAYLDVLHVARERFDVPLAVYNVSGEYSLVKAAAMNGWIEEERIVEEILTAFKRAGADIILTYHALDYARRWHKIHGETKL
- the cobA gene encoding uroporphyrinogen-III C-methyltransferase; protein product: MLEAEENQGVVYLIGAGPGDPGLLTLRGRELLMQADIVVYDRLVHPAVLDYARPEALRIYVGKASARHTLTQEEINALLIRHAQEGKRVARLKGGDPFVFGRGGEEAEACRAAGVPYIVVPGITSAIAAPAYAGIPVTHRDAASSFCVITGHERDDGKESGRRTTGSAEGRRDWARLAHAADTLIFLMGVEALPEIVARLQEHGRDPQTPVALVQWGTWPQQRVVSGTLADIVDRIREAGLGPPAVCVVGEVVRLRERLRWFDDPQRQPLFGKRILVTRAREQASSLVELLRIRGAEVLEYPTIRIERLKDTNELDKALQSLNGYAWIVITSVNTVPVIAERLEALQLDARAFSMTKVAAIGPATANALREKLGIRADFVPTEAVAEALIDQWPDSEMRGKRVLLPRAREAREVLPERLRAMGAIVDVIPVYETVAVKLAEAVVENLMTGSIDAITFTASSTVKNLMQALSRGADDLEVRARLRSVCLAAIGPVTGQTLKEYGFEPTIVAEEHTIAGLVKALESYFAQRD
- a CDS encoding HDIG domain-containing metalloprotein produces the protein MHDRQAAWQLVTEWTQSESLRKHMLAVEAAMRFYARKFGEDEELWGNTGLLHDFDYEKNPDPPDHPTVGMKVLAEQGWPPEMIEAIGGHAEYLNIPRNTLLAKTLYAVDELCGFILAVAYTRPSRTLAEVEVSSVLKKMRQSGFARNVSREDIVRGADELGIPLEEHIANCIEALQAIAPTLGL
- a CDS encoding MGH1-like glycoside hydrolase domain-containing protein — translated: MKRYGVVCFIVLLLIGGFGWEAEASVPSKPLAHRVFPTSRFSIDKILARPYDSTVPFGASGDRVWATSPQGWAFRDGVHLLYITNLDAFDLDIAADGQSYIVQKAAYAPSHVHMVGAVGQLLKAKASFTYIIDNAQNPLTPPFVPEKRWTCWSSGHRVDTYTVDLGGLRKLTSLDLYFYNDVPQGGGCAPPAQMEVLFYRHGQWIPWGHLLTDLKPDKNTLHFDPPQLAERVELVFHHRGTNWYTGLYGFDPHYAPDTKRQASRPVLHIEGDKWITQNDLLVAEIRVTNPSAAAHSVSIVMSSGLKSGPDRFQEERKIDGYPVWLEAVGFDGRREGIRFAEKIPAKKTQRFLFVCALATSPAGAHEKLEAELHALHPLAQQVAAYQGWFDNNIAYFACSDPLITKMYYHRWYLLKKNSMNPRMGHLMYRAFSEGRWTSDWYANVISYGAGHQMYEARWLRDPSYCWGHLLTFVSNPRPDGIYPSHVTLQGQQGGQYTDWITSCAWGLNKVHPNKALLERIAPMLERNVEGWQKVYGWGGSPLLVVDSHWWTGMEWQPAFFSFAHYETGGGAGTDPKYMTPLRRVDLTAYNYGNAVAVAKIDRLLGRNAQAERMEQLADSIRKAVIEKMWDSKDHWFVDLRASDDAPSSALEVIGLYPFAFDLPPAGKGYESVWETALNPNLFWTPWPIASTAKSCPAYSQDGWPVGPGGSGCMWNGPTWPHANSLVMRAMANTLRHYAPCALTRQKLYELFYSFTRAQYKNQNPLYPWTGEFYNGETGQWKTDQRDYFHSTWLDPLISDLIGLVPRADEVLEIDPLLPQGAWSWWVLDGQAYKGHDVTIAYDAEGGHIARDFRGFAVYLDGKQILHTAQPVHCLYDMQRHKLLSPP